TTATAATATGAACCAGAAGAAAATCGGAGAATAGATGCCACAAGAGAAAATCTTAGTAGTGGATGACGAGCTTTTTGTCAGAGAATTGCTCCTTGAATTTTTGGGTAAACAGGGTTTTGAAGTGCACCTGGCCGAATGCGGAGAAAAAGCTCTGGAGGTGGCAAAATCGGTTCCTGTGCAGATTGCGTTGATAGACCTCAAAATGCCGGGAATGGATGGGATCCAGACCCTAAAGGAGCTGAAGAAGATCTCGCCCGAGATTTTAGCGATTATCATGACCGGGTATCCGACCATAGAAAGCGCAGTAGAAGCTTTAAGAAGCGGCGCCTGCGATTACGTGATTAAACCCTTTAAGTTAAATGAGCTAAGAGCCTCTATAGACAAAGCCTTGAAAGAACATCAACTGAAATATGAGATCGACGAGTTGAAAGGAAAAATCAGGAATCTGGAGGAGGAGCTTAAGAACTACCAAAAGGGGACCAAGAATCCTGATCACTTGAAGTTTAACCCTGGCTCCGGTGTCACTCCGATTGCCGGGGGAGCCCTATATGCCAGGGAACAGAAGCCGGCTGATTCAGTAGTCTTAGAGCAGATTAAAAAATTAGGAGAGCTGAAAGATAAAGGATTAATCACCGACCAGGAGTTCGAGCTTAAAAAAGGGGAGCTTTTAGACAGGCTATAAACTACCGTTAAAACGTTTTTTTGAAGATGGTCAAGTCCTTCTGCCATGAGTTCTAATCTCCTGCCTCTTTACCATAAACTACTCAGGGATTACGATAAAGTCCTGAATCTGACTGATAAACTAATTTACGTATTACAGACAAAAGAAACGGAAGAAAACATAAATTCGCTTTTAGATCAAAGGCTCCGGATCACTCAGACGATTCAAGAAATGACCCGGAGCCTTTCTGAATTCAATCCTCCAAATTCTCAAAAAGCTGACCTGCAGACAGTAGAACAACTCAAATCTATCCATAAAAAATTAGAAGAAAAAACCAGTCTTTTGGAGAAGAAAGAAAAAGAGCTGGAAAAGCTGGCAGGGGATTTGAGTTAAATTTTATTCCGTCACATCAACTTATAGATGTTTCTTCGAAAGGGGGGGCGCTTTGTTATCTACATAATTTCTCACCAATTTACCTAAAATCTATTGACATGGTTTTGGTTTATTGTTTATATACATATCACGAATACAGGGAAGGAGGGTGGATGAACAGATCTATTGGATTTCTTGCTTTTATTTTGATCTTATTTTTTCCTTTAAACCAAGCTTTTTGCCAGACTGACTTGGACACTCTTTTCACACTGGAAAAAGTTGTTTCTTCAGCTCTGAAGGATAACCCTGATCTAAAAGCGAGTTACCAGCTCTGGCAGGCATCGAGAAACCGAATTTCTCAGGCTCTTGCTCCATCCAAACCTCAATTGGGGGTGAGGTATGAGGGACTGCCTCTCGGTAGCTTTAACCTCAGCAAATATGAGTTAAGGACTTTTCTTTTTAGCCAGGAGCTGATGTTTCCTTCAAAGTATTTTTCTATGAGTAAAATGTCAGTATCTGAGTCGGACATGGCTTCCTCTTTTTATCAGGACAAAAAATTTGAAATAACCCAGAAGTCGAAATCTGCGTATCTGGACCTTTTTCTAAATTTAAAAAGCATTGAGATCATTCAGGAAAACCTGAACCTGTTAGAGCATTTCTTGAAAGTTGCTCAGATCAAATATTCCACCGGCGAAGCCCCTCAGAGCGACATACTCAAAGCCCAGGTGGAATTGGCCAGGATGAACAACGAGCTGGTGACTATGAAAGCTATGCTGGAGGTATCTAAGGGAAGGTTAAATATCCTGATGAACCGTCTGCCTTCCACCCCTCTTTCCATTCAAACCGATATCGCAATACCAGATTTTACCTGGGTTCTTTTTGATCTGCAGGATAAAGCCTCATATTCAAATCCTATGTTATCCGCCTCAAAATCGATGGTTGATGCACAGAAAAGCTCTTTTTCTCTGGCTAAACAGGGTTATCTTCCAGATTTTATGTTTGAATATATGCGAATGAAAACAAATCAGGGGATGAGAGACTGGGGCTTAGAGTTCAGGACCAGCATACCATTCTGGTTTTTTTTGAAAGAGAAAAACGAAGTGAGTGAGAAAAAGGCGAATCTTCTCTCAGCCGAATCTGGTTATCAAAATATGAAAAACGAGGTCTCCTTTGAGGTGCAGATGGCTTATGTTAACACCCAGGCAAGTTATCGACTGATGAAACTGTATCAGGAAAGCTTCTTAGCTCAGGCAGAAGAAGCCTTAAGAGTGGCTGAAGCAAACTACACGGCTAATTTGACCGATTTTTTGACTCTTCTGGATGCTCAGAGAACTTTAAGAGAAACAAGATTAGATTATTATAAAGCCATAGTTGATTATCTACAAAATTTAGCTTCTTTAGAAAGAGCTGTCGGAGCTAATCTATATGGTTGGGGAGGATAAGATATGTTTAGAAAATTTCTCATCTTATGTTTATGCTTTTCCGGTATTTTGCTTTTTACCATCTGTTCTAAGAGAAAAACGGAAGACCACAAAGCGATGGAACATGGTGCTCCTTCTTCTCAATCCGGGACTGAAACGGAAGAAAAGGTGATGTTAACCCCGGAGTCTGAGCAAGAAATCGGGGTGAAATTGGAGAAAGTGGATTATCGTATCCTGACCAAGACCATAAGAACCGTGGGGAAAATCGATTTCAATGAGGAAAAGTTGGTTTATGTTACGCCGCGCTTGGGTGGAAGGGTGGATAAGATTCTGGTCAACTATGTGGGTTATCAGTTGCAAAAAGATGAGCCTTTGGTTTATATATACAGTCCTAATTATCTTTCGGCTGAACAGGAATATATTGAAGGCATAAACAACTTAGAAAAAGCTCAAGCCAGCCAGTCTTCTGGAGCCATAGAGTCTGCCAAAGATCTGGTAGAATCTTCAAAAACAAAACTCCTGCTTTTAGGTGTCAAGGAATACCACATAGAAGACTTAGAAAAAAGCCGCCAACCTCAGCCATTACTGATGATTCATAGCCCGATATCTGGAACAGTTACCGAGAAGAATATAATCCTTGGAAAATATGTGAGCGAGAGTGATAATCTCTATACCATAGCAGATTTATCTGAGGTCTGGATGTATGCGGAAGTTTATGAACAGGATTTAGCCGGGATAAAGACAGGAGAATCGGTTAAGATAATTTCACCGGCTTATCCAGAGGAGACCTTTGAAGGGAAGATAACTTATGTCGGCTCTGTGGTCTCAGGTGAAACCAGGACCGTTCAGATTAGGTGCACGTTAGCCAATAAGGGCTTAAAACTGAAGCCCGGAATGTACGTGGATGTCTATTTACAGATAAAATCTCCAAAATCCCAATTAGCCATTCCCGGCTCAGCGGTTCTTATGACCGGAGTAAGAAACATAGTCTTCGTCTCAGAAGGTAATGGAGTCTACAATAGAAGAGAGGTCAAAATCGGAGAAGAGGAGGATGGATATTTTCGGGTTTATTCTGGATTGAACCAGGGGGAGATGGTCGTAACCCAGGGTAACTTTTTAATCGATTCCCAGAGCCAGCTTGAAAAAGGAATGGGTGCAATGCCGGGTATGCCCGGAATGGAGCCGAAGGAAAAGAAAACTCCTCAGAAAGAGAAGAAGGCTGAGGAAAAGAAGATGGAGAAGATGGAAGGGATGTGAAGACTCAAATGTGGCTGTCGGGTCCCCTGACCTGACGGAAAATGTTTGCTTGCCTGGTCAGTCCCGCCAAGGGCGGGATGTCAAGCACTTGAACATATGCCAATAGTTACTGTTATAAATTGGAGCACTTGTGATTGATAAATTAATTGATGTCTCCTTAAGAAATAGATTCCTCTTGATAGCATTTTATATCCTGGTAATTCTCTGGGGGATCTGGTCAGTTAAAAATACCCCGATTGATGCTATCCCTGACCTTTCAGAAAATCAGGTCATAGTTTTCACCGACTGGTCTGGCCGCTCACCTCAGGAGGTAGAGGATCAGATAACCTATCCTTTGACTGTCAATTTACAGGGGTTAGCCGGAGTCAAAGCGGTCAGATCTGCCTCAGCCTTCGGATTCTCAATGATAACCGTGATTTTCGAGGATAGGATTGATCTCTATTTTGCCCGCACCCGGGTGGCGGAAAGACTGAGTCTGGCTTCAAGTTTTTTACCAGAGGGGGTTGTTCCTACCTTAGGCCCAGATGCTACTGGCTTAGGACAAATATTCTGGTACACTCTGGAAAGTAAGAATCATTCCCTAGAAGAACTGCGCACCCTGCAGGACTGGTTTGTGCGCTATCAATTGAACTCTGTTCCAGGTGTGGCTGAAATAGGCTCCATTGGCGGATTTGTCAAGCAGTACCAGATAGACGTGGATCCGAATAAGCTCAGGGCTTACAATGTCGATCTGAAGATGGTCTTTGAAGCGGTGATGATGAGTAACTCCAATGTGGGCGGGAAGGTCATCGAGAAAAACGGTATGGAGTTTATCCTGAGGGGTATAGGCTTAATTCAATCAGTGGAAGATGTAAAAAACATAGTCGTCGACTCCCGAAATGGTGTGCCAGTTTATGTAAAGAACGTTGCAATTGTGCAGTTAGGTCCTGAGTTCAGGAGGGGAGCTTTAGATAAAGATGGAAAAGAGGTGGTGGGCGGAGTAGTGGTGATGAGGTATGGAGAGAACACCATGGATGTCATCAACCGGGTAAAACAGAAGATAGAAGAAATCAAGCCCGCTTTGCCTCAAGGTGTAAAGGTTATCCCCTTTTATGACCGGACCGATTTAATCAAAGCTACAGAGCATACTTTAAAGAGAGCCTTGATAGAAGAAAGCATCCTGGTCTTTTTGGTCATTCTTATCTTTCTAGGACATTTCTTAAGCACATTTATAGTCATCACCAGCCTTCCCATCGGGGTGCTGATCGCTTTCATCTTTATGCGCTATTTGGGAATCACTTCCAACATCATGTCCTTAGGAGGTATCGCCATAGCCATAGGCGTGATGGTGGATGCCGGGATTGTGATCGTTGAGAACTCATTCAGGCATTTGGAGAAGCTTGATGATAAGACTAAAAAGCTGGAGACTGTGGCACTCGCCGCCAAAGAGGTTGGCAGGCCTATTTTTTTCTCGATGGTCATAATCATCCTGGCTTTTGTGCCGGTTTTCAGCCTTCAAGGTCAGGAAGGTAAATTATTTCATCCTCTGGCATTTACAAAGACTTTAGCTATGATCGGTGCATCGATTTTAGCTATAACCTGGGTGCCGGTCCTGTCCACCTATTTGCTCAGAGGCAAATTAAGATCAGAAGAAAAGCATCCCCTGAATAGATTTCTGATGAAACTGTACGAGCCCGTACTTTTATTTGCCTTAAAACATAAAAAGATCGTTATAGGGAGTGCTTTAATTATCTTAGTAGGTGCTTTCCTTTTAATCCCTCTTATCGGTAGCGAGTTTATGCCTCCGCTTGAAGAGGGGAAAATACTTTATATGCCTACTCTTCTCCCTGCGGTCTCTTTAACCCAGGCTATGGAAATCGTAAAAAAGCAGGATATGATTTTAGAAGGCTTTCCAGAAGTTGAATCTGTTGTAGGGAAAGTCGGCAGAGCAGAAACTGCCACAGACCCTGCTCCTATAAGTATGATAGAGACGGTCGTCAACTTAAAACCGAAGGAAAAATGGCGTAAAGGGATGACTAAGGATAAATTGATAAAAGAGATGGATGAAAAATTATCTGTCATACCGGGAGTAGCGGGTGCTTTCACTCAACCGATCAGGAATAGAATCGATATGCTTACTACCGGCGTGCGGACTCAGGTGGGAATTAAAATCTTCGGTTCGGATTTGAAGGTGTTAGAGGAAAAGTCTCAAGAGATTGAAAGAGTAGTGCGAATGGTTCCCGGAGCCACGGATATTTATGCAGAAAGGGTTATCGCTTCTCCTTACCTGGAAATAAAAATAGACCGGAATGAGGTGGCAAGGTACGGTATAAAATTGGGTGACGTTATGGACGTAGTGGAAACTGCTATCGGAGGGAAAAATCTGACAACTACGATTGAAGGAAGGGCTCGTTTTCCAGTCAGGGTCAGGTATGCCCGGGAGCTGAGGGACAATATAAATGCTTTAAAAAATATCCTGGTCTCAGCCCCTAATGGCGCACAGATTCCTCTAAGCCAGTTGTCTGAAATAAGTATAAATATGGGACCATATATGATCTCCAGCGAAAACGGTCTTTTGAGGAATATTGTTCAGCTAAATGTCCGGGGAAGAGATTTAGTGGGGTTTGTGGAAGAAGCAAAGAGATTAGTTCAAAAAGAAGTGAAACTTCCTGCTGGCTATTTTGTCAGCTGGAGCGGGCAGTATGAAAATCAGGTAAGGGCAAAAGAGAGGTTGAAGATTGTGGTTCCTCTGGTTTTGTTTATTATACTTATGCTTTTATATATCATTTACAGATCGTTCAAAGAGGCTTTGTTGATTATTGCCTCTATTCCCTTCGCTATGGTTGGCGGGATTTTACTTTTGTTTATCTTAGGTTATAACTTCAGCGTGGCTGTCTGGGTGGGGTTCATCGCCCTTTTCGGAACTGCAGTTGAGACCGGCGTGGTTATGGTAGTATATTTAGATGAGGCTATAAAAAGAAGAGGACTCTCAAATATCAAAGATAAGTCCGAGATAAGAGAAGCAGTCATAGAGGGAGCCTTGCTGAGGTTGAGACCCAAGCTCATGACCGTAGGAGCCATAATCCTTGGTCTGCTCCCGGTGATGTGGGCCAAAGAGGCAGGCTCCGAGGTAATGAAACCTATAGCCACCCCGGTGATCGGAGGAATGATCACCTCCACTCTTCTGGTCTTGATTGTAATTCCAGTAATCTATGAGTGGATGAAGGAGAGGGAGTGGAGAAAAACGAATAAACTGTAGTTTTCGCTGGCTATAGAGTTAGTAAAATTTTCTATTTCACCGAGAGGCGATAAAATTTCTGTTGCAATCCCCTTTAATTTACTTATATTTCAAAAAAACTGGAGATGTTAAATGGCAGAAGAGGGAAAAGGAGAAATCACCCAGGAACAGTTGGAAGCCTTTGCTGATTCTTATGCCTCCTTCAATAAGACCATCGAGAAACTCCATCAAGCCTATAAGGATTTAGAACAAAAGTTTGAAAATCTAAACCTCGAATTAGAACATACCAACCTCAAGCTCAGGGAGAGCTTAGCCGAGAAGGAAAAGGTCACCAACTATCTCAACAATATTCTTGAAAGCCTGACCTCCGGAGTCCTGGTCGTAAGCTTAGAAGAAAAGATTACCCTTTTTAACCGGGCCGCAGAAGAAATCACCGGCTATAAAACTGATGAAGTCTTAAATAGTCCCTATTTAAAGATCATGGGTGGGGGGGTAGATATTCAATCCACTCCAGTTCATACTTTGCGGGCCGGGGTTTCCCATTTAAATGAAGAGAAAGAAATTTTGACTAAATCACAGACTAAAATACCTTTAGGATATGCGACTTCTCTCTTAAGAGATAGTGAAGGGAATATCTTAGGTGCCGTGGAAGTATTTTTTGACCTTTCCAAGATCAAGAAGCTGGAAGAGGAGATTGCCAGGGTAAGGACTTTAGCCGCCTTAGGCGAGATGGCGGCAACTGTTGCCCACGAGGTCAAAAACCCATTAGGCGGGATCTCCGGTTTTGCTGACCTACTGAACCGGGATATTGAAGAAGGGGACCCCAGAAAAAAATACGTCAAGAAAGTAATCGAGGGAGTGGACATTTTAAACCGGATCGTGATGAATCTCTTAGATTATACCCGCAGTATAAAATTAGATGTAAGACCCATAGATTTTGTGAAGTTCCTGGATGAAGTGGTTGGTTTTTTTGAAATGGACATTCTAAGGGAGAAAAAGAACATAAAAATTGAGCGCTTCTATCCAAGCGAGAAGTGCGGCTGTTTTCTGGATGCAGAAAAGTTCAAGCAGGTGGTTTTAAATCTCCTGTATAATGCTTCCCAGGCTCTGCCCGATGGTGGTCTTATTCAGCTTTCTGCAGGTCAGGAAACGAGGAGTCTTGAAAATAAAATACCAAATTCGACTGCTGAGCAAATAATTTCCTTAAAGATTAAAGATAATGGTATCGGTATGAGTGAGGAGGTAAAAGATAAGCTCTTCACTCCCTTTTTCACGACCAAGGAGAAAGGAACTGGTCTGGGACTTTCCACCGTCAAAAAAATCGTGCAGGCGCATAAGGGTGAGATAGAGGTAGACAGCAAGTTGGGAAAGGGAACTACGGTAACGATATTTATTCCCAAAAGCGGGTGAAAAGTAACAAGAGCGACCCTAAAAAAGGGTCTATTGAAAAATTAGAACAGATGGAGTGTCATTCTGACCCCGCCTGTGGCGGGGGAAGAATCTCCACAAAAATCAATGAGATTCTTCGGTCGTTCCGCCTTCGGCGGAGACTCCCTCAGAATGACAGGGAGCGTTTTTTCAGCACGCCAAGAACGGGTCGCCCTACGGAAAAAAGGAGGCGAATAGAAAATTGTTAGAGAAAAGGGTTTTGGTGGTGGATGATGACAATTTGATGAAAGATTCCCTGAGCGAGATTCTCACCCGCTCAAATTACCAAGTTGACTTAGCTTCCAGCGGAGAAGAAGCGCTGAGCAAATTAAAAATGAGGGAATACGATGTCATCATCTCGGATATAAGAATGCCCAAGCTGGATGGTATGGAGCTTTTGAAAGCTGTCAAGGGGAACTGTCCGGATACGAAAATTATCATGATGACCGCATTTGGCACAATAGAGAATGCAGTCGAGGCAATGAAATTAGGTGCTTACGATTATATTATGAAGCCTTTCAAAGCCGATGAGATCGAGCTGGTGGTTGCCAATGCCTTTGAATTTAAAAAGCTTTTGATTGAAAACCGGATGCTGAAAACCGAGGTGGCTGGCAAATACCGGTTTCAGAACATAATCGGGAAAGCTCCCCAGATGCAGAAAATTTTTGAGATGGTGGATATGATTGCAGACAGCCGCTCATCCGTTTTGCTTACAGGGGAGTCCGGAACAGGTAAGGAGCTAATCGCCAAGGCAATCCATTATAACAGCCCTCGGAAAGATGGACCCTTTATCAAGATAAACTGTGCCGCCTTGCCTGAAGGATTGGTGGAATCCGAGCTTTTCGGGCATGAGAAAGGGGCTTTTACCGGAGCAATCCGCCAGACCAGAGGAAGGTTTGAGATGGCGCATGGTGGTAGTCTGCTCTTAGACGAGATTAGCGAAATCACTCCCGGCTTACAGGCAAAACTCTTAAGAGTATTGCAGGAAAGGGAATTTGAAAGGGTCGGCTCAGGACAATCTATTCAGGTAGACGTGCGGGTTATCTCTACCTCCAATAAAAACTTAGAGGAGGAGATAAAGAAAGGAAAGTTCAGGGAGGACCTTTTCTTCCGCTTAAATGTCATACCCATTCCTCTTCCTGCTCTAAGGGAAAAGAAAGAAGACGTGCCTCTTTTAGCAGAGCATTTTCTACAAAAATATAATCAAGAAAATAATAAGAAGGTTCAGGGCATTTCGGAAAAGGTCTACCAGCTTTTGATGGAATATCACTGGCCCGGGAATGTCAGGGAGTTGGAAAACTATATCGAAAGGGCTGTGGTAACCACAAGAAATAAAATTCTGACACCTGTGGATTTTCCCCCGGAGCTGTTCTTCAAGAAAGCAGAATATGATGATTCAGGTTTAAAAGTAGGCTGCACAATTGCGGATATGGAGAAAGCCCTGATCCTCAAAACCCTCGAAGTTTATGGCGGGAACAAGACCAAAGCGGCAGAGGTTTTAGGGGTTTCCTCCCGCACTCTAAGGAATAAATTGCAGGAATACGGGATGAAAGAAGAAAAAGAGCAGGGAGCAAGTAGCACGTAGCCTGTAGCCCCATGTCATTCTGAGGGAGTCCCCTACGGGGACGACCGAAGAATCTAATCGAACGTGAGCTGGAATAGATTCTTCGCCCTGCGGGCTCAGAATGACACTCATACAAATGTCATACAGATCGTAGCGAAGCCAGTAGCCCCACCTTGCCTCCAAGGTGGGCTAATCGTGTCATTGCGAGGAGGTCATTTGACCGACGAAGCAATCCCAACAGAATGTAGTGCGAGGCTTTTAGCCTCGCAATGCGACCCTAAAAAGGTCGCACTACGAAAATGTAGCGGAAGGCTTCAGCCTTCCAGAGAAATCGTAGCGTTGCCACTCCTGTGGCAACGAATTGATTTCATAGCATAAACGTCCTCACAGGAGTGAGGACGCTACAAAGTGTAACCGAAATGAGAGAACA
The sequence above is a segment of the Candidatus Zixiibacteriota bacterium genome. Coding sequences within it:
- a CDS encoding ATP-binding protein, with translation MAEEGKGEITQEQLEAFADSYASFNKTIEKLHQAYKDLEQKFENLNLELEHTNLKLRESLAEKEKVTNYLNNILESLTSGVLVVSLEEKITLFNRAAEEITGYKTDEVLNSPYLKIMGGGVDIQSTPVHTLRAGVSHLNEEKEILTKSQTKIPLGYATSLLRDSEGNILGAVEVFFDLSKIKKLEEEIARVRTLAALGEMAATVAHEVKNPLGGISGFADLLNRDIEEGDPRKKYVKKVIEGVDILNRIVMNLLDYTRSIKLDVRPIDFVKFLDEVVGFFEMDILREKKNIKIERFYPSEKCGCFLDAEKFKQVVLNLLYNASQALPDGGLIQLSAGQETRSLENKIPNSTAEQIISLKIKDNGIGMSEEVKDKLFTPFFTTKEKGTGLGLSTVKKIVQAHKGEIEVDSKLGKGTTVTIFIPKSG
- a CDS encoding response regulator gives rise to the protein MPQEKILVVDDELFVRELLLEFLGKQGFEVHLAECGEKALEVAKSVPVQIALIDLKMPGMDGIQTLKELKKISPEILAIIMTGYPTIESAVEALRSGACDYVIKPFKLNELRASIDKALKEHQLKYEIDELKGKIRNLEEELKNYQKGTKNPDHLKFNPGSGVTPIAGGALYAREQKPADSVVLEQIKKLGELKDKGLITDQEFELKKGELLDRL
- a CDS encoding TolC family protein, encoding MNRSIGFLAFILILFFPLNQAFCQTDLDTLFTLEKVVSSALKDNPDLKASYQLWQASRNRISQALAPSKPQLGVRYEGLPLGSFNLSKYELRTFLFSQELMFPSKYFSMSKMSVSESDMASSFYQDKKFEITQKSKSAYLDLFLNLKSIEIIQENLNLLEHFLKVAQIKYSTGEAPQSDILKAQVELARMNNELVTMKAMLEVSKGRLNILMNRLPSTPLSIQTDIAIPDFTWVLFDLQDKASYSNPMLSASKSMVDAQKSSFSLAKQGYLPDFMFEYMRMKTNQGMRDWGLEFRTSIPFWFFLKEKNEVSEKKANLLSAESGYQNMKNEVSFEVQMAYVNTQASYRLMKLYQESFLAQAEEALRVAEANYTANLTDFLTLLDAQRTLRETRLDYYKAIVDYLQNLASLERAVGANLYGWGG
- a CDS encoding efflux RND transporter periplasmic adaptor subunit, whose translation is MFRKFLILCLCFSGILLFTICSKRKTEDHKAMEHGAPSSQSGTETEEKVMLTPESEQEIGVKLEKVDYRILTKTIRTVGKIDFNEEKLVYVTPRLGGRVDKILVNYVGYQLQKDEPLVYIYSPNYLSAEQEYIEGINNLEKAQASQSSGAIESAKDLVESSKTKLLLLGVKEYHIEDLEKSRQPQPLLMIHSPISGTVTEKNIILGKYVSESDNLYTIADLSEVWMYAEVYEQDLAGIKTGESVKIISPAYPEETFEGKITYVGSVVSGETRTVQIRCTLANKGLKLKPGMYVDVYLQIKSPKSQLAIPGSAVLMTGVRNIVFVSEGNGVYNRREVKIGEEEDGYFRVYSGLNQGEMVVTQGNFLIDSQSQLEKGMGAMPGMPGMEPKEKKTPQKEKKAEEKKMEKMEGM
- a CDS encoding sigma-54 dependent transcriptional regulator, with product MLEKRVLVVDDDNLMKDSLSEILTRSNYQVDLASSGEEALSKLKMREYDVIISDIRMPKLDGMELLKAVKGNCPDTKIIMMTAFGTIENAVEAMKLGAYDYIMKPFKADEIELVVANAFEFKKLLIENRMLKTEVAGKYRFQNIIGKAPQMQKIFEMVDMIADSRSSVLLTGESGTGKELIAKAIHYNSPRKDGPFIKINCAALPEGLVESELFGHEKGAFTGAIRQTRGRFEMAHGGSLLLDEISEITPGLQAKLLRVLQEREFERVGSGQSIQVDVRVISTSNKNLEEEIKKGKFREDLFFRLNVIPIPLPALREKKEDVPLLAEHFLQKYNQENNKKVQGISEKVYQLLMEYHWPGNVRELENYIERAVVTTRNKILTPVDFPPELFFKKAEYDDSGLKVGCTIADMEKALILKTLEVYGGNKTKAAEVLGVSSRTLRNKLQEYGMKEEKEQGASST
- a CDS encoding efflux RND transporter permease subunit, which gives rise to MIDKLIDVSLRNRFLLIAFYILVILWGIWSVKNTPIDAIPDLSENQVIVFTDWSGRSPQEVEDQITYPLTVNLQGLAGVKAVRSASAFGFSMITVIFEDRIDLYFARTRVAERLSLASSFLPEGVVPTLGPDATGLGQIFWYTLESKNHSLEELRTLQDWFVRYQLNSVPGVAEIGSIGGFVKQYQIDVDPNKLRAYNVDLKMVFEAVMMSNSNVGGKVIEKNGMEFILRGIGLIQSVEDVKNIVVDSRNGVPVYVKNVAIVQLGPEFRRGALDKDGKEVVGGVVVMRYGENTMDVINRVKQKIEEIKPALPQGVKVIPFYDRTDLIKATEHTLKRALIEESILVFLVILIFLGHFLSTFIVITSLPIGVLIAFIFMRYLGITSNIMSLGGIAIAIGVMVDAGIVIVENSFRHLEKLDDKTKKLETVALAAKEVGRPIFFSMVIIILAFVPVFSLQGQEGKLFHPLAFTKTLAMIGASILAITWVPVLSTYLLRGKLRSEEKHPLNRFLMKLYEPVLLFALKHKKIVIGSALIILVGAFLLIPLIGSEFMPPLEEGKILYMPTLLPAVSLTQAMEIVKKQDMILEGFPEVESVVGKVGRAETATDPAPISMIETVVNLKPKEKWRKGMTKDKLIKEMDEKLSVIPGVAGAFTQPIRNRIDMLTTGVRTQVGIKIFGSDLKVLEEKSQEIERVVRMVPGATDIYAERVIASPYLEIKIDRNEVARYGIKLGDVMDVVETAIGGKNLTTTIEGRARFPVRVRYARELRDNINALKNILVSAPNGAQIPLSQLSEISINMGPYMISSENGLLRNIVQLNVRGRDLVGFVEEAKRLVQKEVKLPAGYFVSWSGQYENQVRAKERLKIVVPLVLFIILMLLYIIYRSFKEALLIIASIPFAMVGGILLLFILGYNFSVAVWVGFIALFGTAVETGVVMVVYLDEAIKRRGLSNIKDKSEIREAVIEGALLRLRPKLMTVGAIILGLLPVMWAKEAGSEVMKPIATPVIGGMITSTLLVLIVIPVIYEWMKEREWRKTNKL